Proteins encoded by one window of Oreochromis niloticus isolate F11D_XX linkage group LG17, O_niloticus_UMD_NMBU, whole genome shotgun sequence:
- the bcar3 gene encoding breast cancer anti-estrogen resistance protein 3 isoform X3: MSERCNLKALTAALCCFYHKNSVIGAKFSRDQFILDCPSEKLRKELEEELKMDCEEPRSHAWYHGSIPRQVAENLVQRDGDFLIRDSLSLPGSYVLTCQWRNTAQHFKINKKVVMLNEAYSRAEYRLDREGFDSIPALIRYYVGNRKPVSQVVGAIIFQPINRGLPLRCLEEKHGLSSSHRERLMSQERRNQKRLSLNITNGHAYDNTQAAHDSTHCQDNGIARGSQLRLKDRCGSQPASLNQVQERRHPLKAHQSESFLPLGSKPQPLQTPDSLLPSPNSKSPVFRTGSEPLLSPSFPRRSAEPLAGQAIRGSDSQLCPKPPPKPSKVPLARLAHSSCPQARVPSSSSSNLTDTSCVSPRLAAPPQEPRRVETPDSSWASGATAGPPVPPVKPLKLQHLRPPADSRCSSGSLVSPADAAKCPDSETITGQGERLQPSPADLRSCSPLEWESSNSPNPITDHSREAQLTLCSYVERLKREGETGKEEEEVAGDRSSYHHAIAALENTSEEEDEDAGKDEEKDKRRKKERSSFQRPVIETESMFRPAEFDSRLLPLENKPLEMAVLKRAKELVLSHNHHSIARHLLMADCQVARILGVTPELKGQMGVSSGLELVTLPHGRQLRLDLMERHHTMAIAVAVDILGCTGSVEERASTLNRLILVAIELKDTVGDLFAFTALMKALDLPQISRLEETWTTLRRNFTQTAISYEKTLKPFYKNLYEGTASSPPVVCVPLLLPLLTLMERPSIAPDGVELWETSDQGCDIMLRHLEAARNVARNAQSYTANAQKILQGFQCDDDLLEVFKTDFQLRLLWGSRGAAVNQSDRYNKFNLILTALSRKLEPPSTTPTII; encoded by the exons ACCTCAAAGCCCTGACAGCAGCTCTGTGTTGCTTCTACCACAAGAATTCTGTCATCGGTGCAAAG TTCTCCAGAGATCAGTTCATCCTGGACTGTCCTTCAGAGAAACTTCGCAAGGAGCTCGAGGAAGAACTGAAGATGGACTGCGAGGAGCCGAGAAGTCACGCGTGGTACCACGGATCGATTCCCAGACAG gtTGCAGAAAATCTGGTGCAGCGAGATGGAGACTTCCTGATCCGTGATTCGCTGTCCTTACCAGGAAGTTACGTTCTCACATGCCAATGGCGAAACACTGCTCAGCACTTTAAAATTAACAAGAAG GTAGTGATGCTGAATGAAGCTTACTCCAGAGCTGAGTACCGCCTAGACAGAGAAGGTTTCGACAGTATCCCTGCACTCATCAGATACTATGTTGGCAACAGAAAACCTGTCTCACAG GTGGTAGGGGCCATCATCTTCCAGCCAATCAACCGAGGGCTGCCGCTGCGCTGCTTAGAGGAAAAGCACGGACTGTCGAGCAGTCACCGGGAGAGGCTGATGTCGCAGGAGAGGCGGAACCAGAAACGCCTCAGCCTCAATATTACCAACGGACACGCATACGACAACACACAGGCCGCGCACGACAGCACACACTGCCAGGACAATGGCATTGCCCGAGGCAGCCAGCTCAG GTTGAAGGATCGCTGCGGCAGCCAACCAGCAAGTCTCAATCAAGTCCAGGAGCGGCGACACCCACTCAAGGCGCACCAATCAGAAAGCTTCCTTCCTCTTG GATCCAAACCGCAGCCCCTGCAGACACCTGACTCGCTCCTTCCCAGCCCAAACTCCAAGTCGCCGGTGTTTCGGACAGGCAGCGAGCCACTGCTGAGCCCCTCTTTCCCACGGAGATCAGCAGAGCCTCTAGCAG GCCAAGCGATCCGGGGCTCTGACAGCCAGCTGTGTCCTAAACCGCCTCCCAAACCCAGCAAGGTTCCTCTGGCTAGGCTGGCTCACTCCTCTTGTCCTCAGGCTAGAGTtccctcctccagctcctcaaACCTCACAGACACCTCCTGTGTCTCTCCCAGACTGGCTGCACCTCCACAGGAGCCCAGACGTGTAGAAACCCCTGATTCTTCCTGGGCGAGTGGAG CCACTGCAGGCCCTCCTGTTCCTCCAGTGAAGCCCCTGAAATTGCAACATCTACGGCCGCCTGCAGACTCCCGCTGCTCCTCTGGGTCTCTAGTTTCACCTGCTGATGCTGCTAAGTGTCCAGATTCAGAGACAATAACAGGACAGGGTGAAAGACTGCAGCCCAGCCCTGCAGACCTGAGGTCCTGCAGCCCTCTGGAGTGGGAGTCGTCTAACTCGCCTAACCCCATCACAGACCACAGCCGTGAAGCTCAGCTAACACTCTGCAGCTATGTGGAAAGACTGAAGAGAGAAGGGGAGACggggaaagaggaggaggaggtggcagGAGACAGAAGCTCCTACCATCATGCTATCGCAGCCTTGGAAAACACCAGtgaagaagaggatgaagatgcagggaaagacgaggagaaagataagaggaggaaaaaagagaggagTAGTTTTCAGCGGCCTGTCATAGAGACGGAGTCCATGTTCAGGCCAGCAGAGTTCGACTCGCGACTTCTGCCTCTAGAAAACAAACCACTGGAGATGGCGGTTCTGAAGAGAGCAAAGGAGCTGGTGCTCAGCCACAATCACCACAGCATAGCCAGACACCTGCTGATGGCTGACTgccag GTTGCCAGGATACTGGGAGTGACTCCAGAGCTTAAAGGTCAAATGGGCGTGTCCTCCGGTCTGGAGCTGGTGACACTGCCGCACGGTCGTCAGCTGAGGCTGGACCTGATGGAAAG GCACCACACCATGGCAATAGCTGTTGCTGTGGATATTCTGGGATGTACGGGTAGCGTGGAGGAGCGGGCTTCCACTTTAAATCGCCTCATTCTGGTTGCTATAGAGCTGAAGGACACGGTTGGTGACCTGTTTGCTTTCACAGCCCTGATGAAAGCTCTGGACCTGCCTCAG ATCAGTCGTTTGGAGGAAACATGGACGACTCTACGAAGGAACTTCACACAGACCGCTATCAGCTACGAGAAAACACTCAAGCCTTTCTACAAGAATCTGTACGAAGGCACCG CCTCCTCTCCCCCGGTGGTCTGTGTGCCCCTCCTCCTGCCACTCCTCACGTTGATGGAGCGTCCTTCAATTGCACCTGACGGGGTGGAGCTCTGGGAGACCAGCGACCAGGGCTGTGACATCATGCTGCGCCACCTGGAGGCTGCACGCAACGTTGCACGCAATGCGCAAAGCTACACTGCCAATGCACAGAAGATCTTACAAG GGTTTCAGTGTGACGACGATCTGCTCGAAGTGTTTAAGACAGACTTTCAGCTGCGACTGCTCTGGGGAAGTCGCGGAGCTGCGGTCAACCAATCAGATCGCTACAACAAATTCAACCTCATCCTCACTGCATTGTCACGGAAACTGGAGCCTCCATCTACAACACCAACCATAATCTGA